Proteins encoded together in one Impatiens glandulifera chromosome 1, dImpGla2.1, whole genome shotgun sequence window:
- the LOC124921816 gene encoding basic form of pathogenesis-related protein 1-like — MGLYHLSLALVVTFMAMSMLPQLSTAQNSPQDYVEAHNAARAQVGVGPIAWDENVAAFARSYASQRAGDCNLMHSGGPYGENLAKGFPNFTGRDAVNMWIEEKPFYDYDSNTCVGGECLHYTQVVWRDSVRLGCARVQCNDGSWFVTCNYDPRGNFVGERPY; from the coding sequence ATGGGGCTTTACCATCTCTCACTAGCATTAGTTGTGACATTCATGGCCATGTCAATGCTTCCTCAACTCTCAACTGCCCAAAACTCCCCCCAAGACTATGTTGAGGCCCACAATGCTGCCCGGGCTCAGGTGGGAGTCGGGCCCATCGCTTGGGATGAAAACGTAGCCGCATTTGCTAGAAGTTACGCCAGCCAGAGAGCTGGGGACTGTAATCTAATGCACTCAGGCGGACCATATGGCGAAAACCTTGCAAAGGGTTTCCCGAACTTCACGGGGAGAGATGCTGTGAATATGTGGATCGAGGAGAAACCCTTCTACGACTATGACTCAAACACATGTGTCGGAGGTGAATGCTTACACTATACTCAGGTTGTGTGGCGTGATTCAGTAAGACTAGGATGTGCTAGGGTTCAATGCAATGACGGTTCGTGGTTCGTCACTTGTAACTATGATCCTCGAGGCAACTTTGTTGGAGAGAGACCTTACTAG